TCAGCTGATGATCGCCGCCTGCATCTATTTCCTGATCTAGTTGTAGAAGTACCAGTGCACTGGCATTTTTCAATACCTCATGAGATTTCCATTCGGAAAGTGCCTGCTTTTGCTGCAGATATTTTTCCTTGTCCGTTTCTTTGCCAGACTTCTTACCAAGGTAGTTGACCCATTGCATATCCTCCTGACTCAAGATCTGTAGCACTGCAGTCTTCCTTTTCTTGAAATTGAGATAGGTCTGAGACTGAGGCTCCAGAGCAATCATGTACTTTTTGGGATTACGACTGATGCCTGATACATAGGTACAGATATTCATATTGATCCCTGTAGACCCTAGGGTAGCCAGACTATAGACGGGCAAATCGATGATGTTCCAGGGGCGTCTCATTAGGAATTCTCCTTCTCCATGTTGTCTAACTGAGTCAGCAATTCTTGCGCTTCGGCAAATTTTTGATCGCTTTTGGACCGATCCGTTGTGGATAATTGATGAGATTCTTTCATCAACTTTTTGTAGCGCTCGTTGAGTTTTTCGCGCTCCGATTTCTTTTTAAATATTCCAAACATGATTTTATATTTTAAGTGTTGAAATGCCGCCATCTAGTTTGATGACTTGTCCGGTCATCCAACCGCTGCTGTCCTGTAGCAGAAAAGAAGCCAATTGGGCAATATCCTCAGGTTGACCTATTTTTTTGAGTGGATGACGGTCGGCATTGGCTTTGATTTTTTCTTCAGAAGAAAGAAGTTTTTTCGCTAAGTCTGTTTGGGTGATAGATGGAGCGATGGCATTGACTCTCACCTTGGGAGCCCACTCGGCTGCCAGTGATCGTGTCAGACCTTCTATCGCTCCTTTGGATATGGCTACTTGGGTATGGAAGTTGAAACCACTTTGTACCGCCACGGTTGAGAACAATACCACGCTGGCTTGTTCTGCTTTTTTGATTCGGGATTCTAAATGCTGGAGTACACTTACTGCCCCGGTCACCTGCAATTTGAAATCCTGCAAAAGCGATTCTTGCTTTAGTCTTTTGAATGGTAATAAATCTATAGCTCCAGGGCAATAGGCTAAACCATCGATCACTTCAGGAAGTTGTTGTTCATCCAGGGAGTCAGACCATACATCATATGGTATCCATGTGAGATGATCATGCTGGGTAAAGGGTTCTGTATTGCGATAGGTGGCAGTCACATGGTGCCCTGCTTCTAAAAGTCTTTCAACTATGGCTCTTCCTATTCCTGATGAGCCGCCTATGATTACGAAGTGTTTCATTTCTTACTGAGTATGAGGTAAGAAACGAGGAGGAGGAATATTTGTTCAATATAAAATGTAAACTATTAAACAAATATAGGGATCAACTGCAGGTGGTGTTCCTGCAGTTGATTGATCCATTTACTTTTTGAAATTCTTGATTGTATTGATGATGATATCACTGCAATCGTGCAATTGCTCCTCGGTCATGACCAATGGAGGTGCAAAACGTATGATATTACCATGCGTAGGTTTTGCTAAAAGACCATTTTCTTTCAGGGCCACACAGATGTCCCATGCGGTCGAACTGTCTTCTGAATCATTGATCACGATGGCATTCAATAGTCCTTTACCTCTTACCAGAGAAACCAAATCGCTGCTTTCGATGAATTCATTCATGCGAGCCCTGAAGATCTGGCCTAGCTTCTCTGCATTTTCTGCCAAAGCTTCGTCTTTGATTACTTCCAGAGCAGCCATGGCTACTTTGGCTGCTACCGGGTTTCCACCGAAGGTAGATCCATGCTGTCCCGGTTTGATTACACCCATGATGTCATCATTGGCCAAAACGACAGATACTGGATAGACTCCACCAGAGATAGCTTTGCCCAGGATCAATACGTCAGGTTTTACTTCTTCATGATCTACCGCTAGAAGCTTACCTGTTCTTGCGATACCCGTTTGCACTTCATCTGCTACAAACAACACGCCCGCTTCTTTACAAGCTTCGCTGGCAGCTTTCAAGAAACCATCTTGAGGGACATAAACACCCGCTTCACCCTGAATAGGTTCCATGAGTAGTCCAGCTACATTTTCTTCCTTCAAGGCAGCCTTTAGTGCATCGATATTATCGTATGGGATGCGAACAAAACCCGCAGTGTACGGCCCAAAGTTCTTTTGTGCGTCTGGGTCATTCGAGAAGGAAATGATCGTGGTAGTTCTACCGTGAAAGTTGTTTTCGCAAACGATGATTTTCGCTTCATTTTCAGGAATTCCCTTTACTTCATACGCCCACTTACGAGTCAGTTTGATGGCCGTTTCTACAGCTTCAGCTCCCGTGTTCATTGGCAGTACCTTGTCGAACCCAAAGTATTCAGTAATATATTTTTCGTACTCACCCAATGCGTCGTTGTAAAAGGCACGAGAGGTCAGGGTCAATTTCTGCGCCTGCTCAGTGAGCGCTCCTACGATCTTCGGATGGCAATGTCCCTGATTCATGGCAGAATATGCCGAAAGAAAATCATAGTATTTCTTTCCTTCTACATCCCATACATGTACGCCTTCACCTTTGGCCAGTACCACTGGTAGTGGATGATAGTTGTGTGCGCCATATTTGTCTTCGAGAGCAATCGCTTGCTCGCTTGTCATTTCGTTTACCATCGATGTGTATTTTTAACATGAGAAGGAGTATCAAGTCAGAACTCCTTAGATTCGCTCAAAATTACTAAAAGCCACGTTAATTCCCCGCCCTTGTCAGACAAAGAACCGAATAAGTCACAGCCCGTTTTAGCTCCTGAGGATTTCTATTTCAATGAGGAGGGATTGATGGTTTTTACCGCCAAGTACCATCTTAAAAGAGGATATTGCTGCCAAAATGGTTGTAAGCACTGTCCTTAAGGATTTAGAAAGAGATGAATAAATTTTATAGGCTTAAAAACATTTGAAACATGCCCCATTTCGTTATTGATTGCTCCAAAAACATCCTTGCCCATCAATCACCCCAAGTGATCATCCAAAAGGTATATGATACCGCTGATGCTTCAGGGCTTTTTGCTCCTGGTGAGATCAAAGTCAGAATCAATGCTTTCGAGCATTATATAGTGGGAGGGACCCAAAAGGATTTTATTCATGTATTTGGCAATATCATGGAGGGCAGAACGGTGGATCAAAAAAAGAAGCTTTCTGATAGCATCATCAGGGAGTTGAAGGCCATGTTTCCTGAGGTTCCTATCGTGTCGATCAACATCCGTGATTTCGAAAAGGCGACCTACTCGAATAGAGATTTGGTTTAATTTTTAGTTCTTTCAACCATTTGAGGGTTAACCGTGTCTTTGGTTTAGACTTAAATGTCAAAGCATGAAAAACTTGTTTTCTCTTTTATTATTCCCCCTATTGATTATCGCTTGTGAAGGTGAGGAACTTGAATCGAGTTATCTCAGTCAGATCCATGGATCTGACGTAGTTCAGATCAAATATGGAGGAGATCCAGCCGCAGATGGAGTCGGTTGGTATGTAGAGGTTGCGGAGGATACTTCGGTATTGGTGACTGATTTGCCAGAG
This is a stretch of genomic DNA from Reichenbachiella ulvae. It encodes these proteins:
- a CDS encoding flavin reductase, encoding MRRPWNIIDLPVYSLATLGSTGINMNICTYVSGISRNPKKYMIALEPQSQTYLNFKKRKTAVLQILSQEDMQWVNYLGKKSGKETDKEKYLQQKQALSEWKSHEVLKNASALVLLQLDQEIDAGGDHQLMIAEVIASRTLREDNILMFQDLVESGIIL
- a CDS encoding Lacal_2735 family protein — its product is MFGIFKKKSEREKLNERYKKLMKESHQLSTTDRSKSDQKFAEAQELLTQLDNMEKENS
- a CDS encoding SDR family NAD(P)-dependent oxidoreductase, translated to MKHFVIIGGSSGIGRAIVERLLEAGHHVTATYRNTEPFTQHDHLTWIPYDVWSDSLDEQQLPEVIDGLAYCPGAIDLLPFKRLKQESLLQDFKLQVTGAVSVLQHLESRIKKAEQASVVLFSTVAVQSGFNFHTQVAISKGAIEGLTRSLAAEWAPKVRVNAIAPSITQTDLAKKLLSSEEKIKANADRHPLKKIGQPEDIAQLASFLLQDSSGWMTGQVIKLDGGISTLKI
- the rocD gene encoding ornithine--oxo-acid transaminase → MVNEMTSEQAIALEDKYGAHNYHPLPVVLAKGEGVHVWDVEGKKYYDFLSAYSAMNQGHCHPKIVGALTEQAQKLTLTSRAFYNDALGEYEKYITEYFGFDKVLPMNTGAEAVETAIKLTRKWAYEVKGIPENEAKIIVCENNFHGRTTTIISFSNDPDAQKNFGPYTAGFVRIPYDNIDALKAALKEENVAGLLMEPIQGEAGVYVPQDGFLKAASEACKEAGVLFVADEVQTGIARTGKLLAVDHEEVKPDVLILGKAISGGVYPVSVVLANDDIMGVIKPGQHGSTFGGNPVAAKVAMAALEVIKDEALAENAEKLGQIFRARMNEFIESSDLVSLVRGKGLLNAIVINDSEDSSTAWDICVALKENGLLAKPTHGNIIRFAPPLVMTEEQLHDCSDIIINTIKNFKK
- a CDS encoding 5-carboxymethyl-2-hydroxymuconate Delta-isomerase, which encodes MPHFVIDCSKNILAHQSPQVIIQKVYDTADASGLFAPGEIKVRINAFEHYIVGGTQKDFIHVFGNIMEGRTVDQKKKLSDSIIRELKAMFPEVPIVSINIRDFEKATYSNRDLV
- a CDS encoding DUF5522 domain-containing protein, encoding MSDKEPNKSQPVLAPEDFYFNEEGLMVFTAKYHLKRGYCCQNGCKHCP